Proteins encoded within one genomic window of Halorussus salilacus:
- the thrS gene encoding threonine--tRNA ligase — protein sequence MSETADGEIVVTLPDGSELDVPAGSTVEDVAYEIGPGLGRDTVAGVVDGDLVDKATPLDGDVEIEIVTPSSDEYRDVLRHSAAHVFAQALQRLYPDARLTIGPWTDDGFYYDVYGVDLDEEDLEEIEAEAYDVIEEDLDIERFERSREEAFEVYEDNSFKREILDEEAADAESVSFYRQGEFEDLCRGPHVESTGEIGGFALLSISGAYWRGEEENEMLTRVYGTAFESEAELEEFLERRREAEERDHRKIGREMDLFSVPDHSPGCVHFHPDGMAIRRELEDYIRSKNDELGYDEVWTPELNKAELWKPTGHYDTFKEAGEMFAWEQDDTEYGLKPMNCANHAHIFDRQSRSYRDLPVRFSEFGTCYRNEQSGELSGMLRVRGFTQDDGHAFIRRDQIRDEIVSVLDAIDDIYGHFDLEVKYKLETKGDDAVGSDEIWTEATEALKDALSSEGLDYEIEEGEAAFYGPKVGINAVDAIGREWTIGTVQLDFNIPERLDLTYTGEDNEDHRPVMVHRALLGSFERFMGVMIEHFNGNFPTWLAPEQVRILPVSDDNLGYAKQLQNRYLGDFRVEIEDRSWTVGKKIQQAHDDNVPYMLVVGDNEEEAGTVSVRDREEREEKDVAIEAFRDHLGGEVAEKAVEPTFLE from the coding sequence ATGTCCGAAACCGCAGACGGTGAGATAGTCGTAACGCTTCCCGACGGGTCAGAGCTCGACGTACCGGCGGGTTCGACCGTCGAGGACGTCGCCTACGAGATCGGTCCCGGCCTCGGCCGGGACACGGTCGCGGGCGTCGTCGACGGCGACCTCGTGGACAAGGCGACGCCGCTCGACGGCGACGTCGAGATAGAGATCGTCACCCCGTCGAGCGACGAGTACCGCGACGTGCTTCGCCACTCGGCGGCCCACGTCTTCGCTCAGGCCCTCCAGCGGCTCTACCCCGACGCCCGGCTGACCATCGGTCCGTGGACTGACGACGGGTTCTACTACGACGTTTACGGCGTCGACCTCGACGAGGAGGACCTCGAAGAGATAGAGGCCGAAGCCTACGACGTCATCGAGGAGGACCTCGACATCGAGCGGTTCGAGCGCTCGCGCGAGGAGGCGTTCGAGGTGTACGAGGACAACTCCTTCAAGCGCGAGATCCTCGACGAGGAAGCCGCCGACGCCGAGTCGGTCTCGTTCTACCGGCAGGGCGAGTTCGAGGACCTCTGTCGGGGTCCCCACGTCGAGTCGACCGGCGAAATCGGCGGGTTCGCCCTCCTCTCCATCTCGGGGGCCTACTGGCGCGGCGAGGAGGAAAACGAGATGCTGACCCGGGTGTACGGCACCGCGTTCGAGTCCGAGGCCGAACTGGAGGAGTTCCTCGAACGCCGACGGGAGGCCGAGGAGCGCGACCACCGCAAGATCGGCCGAGAGATGGACCTGTTCTCGGTCCCCGACCACTCGCCGGGGTGCGTCCACTTTCACCCCGACGGGATGGCCATCCGGCGCGAGCTGGAGGACTACATCCGGTCGAAGAACGACGAGTTGGGCTACGACGAGGTGTGGACGCCCGAACTCAACAAGGCCGAACTCTGGAAGCCCACCGGCCACTACGACACCTTCAAGGAGGCGGGCGAGATGTTCGCGTGGGAACAGGACGACACCGAGTACGGCCTGAAGCCGATGAACTGCGCGAACCACGCCCACATCTTCGACCGACAGAGCCGGTCGTATCGGGACCTCCCGGTCCGGTTCTCGGAGTTCGGGACCTGCTACCGCAACGAGCAGTCGGGCGAACTCTCGGGCATGCTCCGGGTCCGCGGGTTCACCCAGGACGACGGTCACGCGTTCATCCGCCGCGACCAGATTCGCGACGAGATCGTGAGCGTCCTCGACGCCATCGACGACATCTACGGTCACTTCGACCTCGAAGTCAAGTACAAGCTGGAGACGAAGGGCGACGACGCTGTCGGTAGCGACGAGATATGGACCGAGGCGACCGAAGCCCTCAAGGACGCGCTCTCCTCGGAGGGCCTCGACTACGAAATCGAGGAGGGCGAAGCCGCCTTCTACGGCCCGAAGGTCGGCATCAACGCCGTCGACGCCATCGGCCGCGAGTGGACCATCGGCACGGTCCAGCTCGACTTCAACATCCCCGAGCGCCTCGACCTGACCTACACCGGCGAGGACAACGAGGACCACCGCCCGGTGATGGTCCACCGCGCCCTGCTGGGGTCGTTCGAGCGCTTCATGGGCGTGATGATAGAGCACTTCAATGGCAACTTCCCGACGTGGCTCGCGCCCGAGCAGGTCCGCATCCTCCCCGTGAGCGACGACAACCTCGGCTACGCCAAACAGCTCCAGAACCGCTATCTGGGCGACTTCCGGGTCGAAATCGAGGACCGGTCGTGGACGGTCGGCAAGAAGATTCAGCAGGCCCACGACGACAACGTCCCCTACATGCTCGTCGTCGGCGACAACGAGGAGGAGGCCGGAACCGTCTCGGTCCGCGACCGCGAGGAGCGCGAGGAGAAGGACGTGGCCATCGAGGCGTTCCGCGACCACCTCGGCGGGGAGGTCGCGGAGAAGGCGGTCGAGCCGACCTTCTTGGAATAG
- a CDS encoding helix-turn-helix transcriptional regulator: protein MKTRLPELRDERGLSQADLAADVDVTRQTINAIERGRYDPSLELAFKLADRFDCRIEDVFDPEFE, encoded by the coding sequence ATGAAGACCCGCCTGCCGGAACTACGCGACGAACGCGGCCTGAGTCAGGCCGACCTCGCGGCCGACGTGGACGTGACCCGCCAGACCATAAACGCCATCGAGCGCGGGCGCTACGACCCGTCGCTCGAACTCGCGTTCAAGCTCGCCGACCGATTCGACTGCAGAATCGAGGACGTGTTCGACCCCGAATTCGAGTGA
- a CDS encoding thiolase family protein, with amino-acid sequence MGSDTTPVIAKAVRTPQGKEDGVYADVRSEDLSVPLVDTILDETGLTGEEIDDLMWGVAQQRDEQDNNVARVIALLSDLGEGVPAATINRWCASSMQAIISASDAVRAGQRRAIIAGGVENMSRIPMSQGYSSVHPRLAELYNVGELQMGMTAEKVAEEYGITREQQDEYALESQRRAAEATDSGRFDDELVPIETDEGLVEEDEGIRRDTSMEALSQLPSVFKGDGTVTPGNASQISDGAAATLVTSEAFAEDHGLDVLAYVGDNNVAGVDPTVMGIGPVPATRGLLERTGESVEEFDLVELNEAFASQCVYSRDELGVDPEKFNVNGGAIAIGHPLGASGARLPVTLVHEMQKRDAEKGLATLCVGFGQGAAITFERR; translated from the coding sequence ATGGGAAGCGACACCACTCCAGTCATCGCCAAGGCCGTCCGGACGCCGCAGGGCAAGGAAGACGGCGTGTACGCCGACGTGCGCAGCGAGGACCTCTCGGTCCCGCTCGTCGACACCATCCTCGACGAGACGGGGCTGACGGGCGAGGAGATAGACGACCTGATGTGGGGCGTCGCCCAGCAGCGCGACGAGCAGGACAACAACGTCGCGCGGGTCATCGCGCTGCTCTCGGACCTCGGGGAGGGCGTGCCCGCCGCGACCATCAATCGGTGGTGTGCCTCCTCGATGCAGGCAATCATCAGCGCCAGCGACGCCGTCCGCGCGGGCCAGCGACGGGCCATCATCGCGGGCGGCGTCGAGAACATGAGCCGGATTCCGATGAGTCAGGGCTACAGCAGCGTCCACCCGAGGCTCGCGGAGCTGTACAACGTCGGCGAACTCCAGATGGGGATGACCGCCGAGAAGGTCGCCGAGGAGTACGGCATCACTCGGGAGCAACAGGACGAGTACGCGCTCGAAAGCCAGCGCCGGGCCGCCGAGGCCACCGACTCGGGTCGGTTCGACGACGAACTCGTCCCCATCGAGACCGACGAGGGACTCGTCGAGGAGGACGAGGGCATCCGCCGGGACACCAGCATGGAGGCGCTGTCCCAGCTTCCGAGCGTGTTCAAGGGCGACGGGACCGTGACGCCCGGCAACGCCTCCCAGATTTCGGACGGCGCGGCCGCGACGCTCGTCACCAGCGAGGCGTTCGCCGAGGACCACGGCCTCGACGTGTTGGCCTACGTCGGCGACAACAACGTCGCGGGCGTCGACCCGACCGTGATGGGCATCGGCCCAGTTCCGGCCACGCGGGGCCTGCTCGAACGCACCGGCGAGTCCGTAGAGGAGTTCGACCTCGTGGAACTCAACGAGGCGTTCGCCAGTCAGTGCGTCTACTCCCGAGACGAGCTCGGCGTCGACCCCGAGAAGTTCAACGTCAACGGCGGGGCCATCGCCATCGGCCACCCGCTCGGCGCGTCGGGCGCGCGCCTGCCCGTGACGCTCGTCCACGAGATGCAGAAGCGCGACGCCGAGAAGGGACTCGCGACGCTCTGCGTCGGCTTCGGCCAAGGTGCGGCCATCACGTTCGAGCGCCGGTAA
- a CDS encoding flippase activity-associated protein Agl23 has product MASETESPVSTRKARETLTGYASRAELAVVGVTLFALAVRFVGLGTRIAHQDEARVAYWAARYLETGVYEYRPIVHGPFPQIVNGNLFGVLGPSDFTMRLVVAVLSGLFPLVALLLRDRLRGSEMVALALLLAVNPVVLYYSRFYRNDVLLAGFMLTAFAFYVRAYDTRKARHLYLGTAAFALAFTTKENALVYPVCWAGAAVLLWDHRLLVERAGDRGVLGLLREDIANRLRGLAHWVPHLALAAVEFLAIVVFFYAPRNTDRLADNDTPGLYEALGNPLLLPAVVEEALVGSWDAFAGQWGSGSEDSYLTMFMDLVPAYVEGASVLLVLALAGFVVDRYADSRPRDVVAFATYWGAFSILGYPVIVSNPFPWEVLHAVVPLVVPAAVGLALVARLGLASAVDGDAVAATAAALVLLVVAAQVGATAYATSFESPQSDDSDLVQYAQSSSEMKPLLGEMQTVVEANGGIDVLYYGEDLAGEESSHDVPPAGSGWFERLPFAWYMEAYDAETDSTDRADLLGNMDEKPPIVIALGETDTCSDPYDSAADIDQHMDGYDRHEVDRFLHDSGCTVSSVVVYVDEDAPRE; this is encoded by the coding sequence ATGGCTTCGGAAACTGAGTCCCCCGTCTCGACCCGGAAGGCCCGCGAGACCCTGACCGGCTACGCCTCCCGGGCCGAGTTGGCCGTCGTCGGCGTCACCCTGTTCGCGCTGGCGGTCCGCTTCGTCGGCCTCGGCACTCGAATCGCGCATCAGGACGAGGCTCGGGTCGCCTACTGGGCGGCACGATACCTCGAGACCGGCGTCTACGAGTACCGACCCATCGTCCACGGGCCGTTCCCCCAGATCGTGAACGGCAACCTCTTCGGCGTGCTCGGGCCGTCGGACTTCACGATGCGGCTGGTCGTTGCGGTCCTGAGCGGCCTGTTCCCGCTGGTGGCGCTCCTCCTGCGCGACCGCCTGCGCGGCTCGGAGATGGTGGCGCTCGCGCTCCTGCTCGCGGTCAACCCCGTCGTGCTCTACTACTCGCGGTTCTACCGCAACGACGTGTTGCTCGCGGGGTTCATGCTCACGGCGTTCGCCTTCTACGTCCGGGCCTACGACACCCGGAAGGCCCGCCACCTCTATCTGGGCACCGCCGCGTTCGCGCTGGCGTTCACCACCAAGGAGAACGCGCTGGTCTACCCGGTCTGCTGGGCGGGCGCGGCGGTCCTGCTGTGGGACCACCGACTGCTCGTCGAGCGCGCGGGCGACCGGGGCGTCCTCGGACTGCTCCGAGAGGACATCGCGAACCGCCTCCGTGGTCTCGCTCACTGGGTGCCACACCTCGCGCTCGCGGCCGTGGAGTTCCTCGCCATCGTGGTGTTCTTCTACGCGCCGCGGAACACCGACCGACTCGCCGACAACGACACGCCCGGTCTCTACGAGGCGCTCGGGAATCCGCTCTTGCTCCCCGCGGTCGTCGAGGAGGCGCTCGTCGGGTCGTGGGACGCGTTCGCGGGCCAGTGGGGAAGCGGGAGCGAGGACTCCTACCTGACGATGTTCATGGACCTCGTGCCCGCGTACGTCGAGGGCGCGAGCGTCCTGCTGGTGCTCGCGCTCGCCGGGTTCGTCGTGGACCGCTACGCCGACTCCCGGCCCCGCGACGTGGTCGCGTTCGCGACCTACTGGGGGGCGTTCAGCATCCTCGGCTACCCGGTCATCGTCTCGAACCCCTTCCCGTGGGAAGTGCTCCACGCCGTCGTCCCCCTCGTGGTTCCGGCGGCGGTCGGCCTCGCGCTGGTCGCTCGGCTCGGACTCGCGAGCGCGGTCGACGGCGACGCCGTCGCCGCGACCGCCGCCGCGCTCGTCCTGCTCGTCGTCGCCGCGCAGGTCGGTGCGACCGCGTACGCCACGTCCTTCGAGAGCCCCCAGAGCGACGACAGCGACCTCGTCCAGTACGCCCAGTCGTCGAGCGAGATGAAGCCCCTGCTCGGTGAGATGCAGACCGTCGTCGAGGCCAACGGCGGCATCGACGTGCTGTACTACGGCGAAGACCTCGCGGGCGAGGAGTCGTCCCACGACGTACCGCCCGCTGGCTCGGGGTGGTTCGAGCGACTGCCGTTCGCGTGGTACATGGAGGCCTACGACGCCGAGACCGACAGCACCGACCGGGCCGACCTCCTCGGGAACATGGACGAGAAGCCGCCCATCGTCATCGCGCTCGGCGAGACCGACACCTGCTCGGACCCCTACGACAGCGCCGCCGACATCGACCAGCACATGGACGGCTACGACCGCCACGAGGTCGACCGGTTCCTCCACGACAGCGGGTGTACCGTCAGTAGCGTCGTGGTCTACGTCGACGAGGACGCCCCGCGCGAGTGA
- a CDS encoding ATP-binding protein — protein sequence MSDAALEVVEFLLTARVYNDDRELDENDLPPRYRQVFWPDATADRDRPGSDDGPPVGIERPLTPTIETARRATGVENPWSAISGLMFTDRDEFTGKLELTQPDMAEEWFLKRGDERVLHNPVLARAFEGEVDGADYEAARDANRPVQADRAWIDGLLAEYFADEDEEEMLDLVDIRAPEEIETTLDDLVLTADQESEIQKIVKAIEHRDYLAQIGLREIGKLLFVGPPGTGKTSTARALAYDLDLPFVEVKLSMITSQYLGETAKNVEKVFEVAKRLSPCILFMDEFDFVAKTRASDEHAAIKRAVNTLLKSIDNISLIQDDVLLIGATNHPDQLDAAAWRRFDEIVNFPKPDRGMRSDILRLITRPMDISDFDPDELAEATEGLTGSDLRMVLREAVLDALTEGRTELTQDDFLDAIEDFEERDHLKDMDMIEGDHDALVAGGDISGGASADGGHSHDH from the coding sequence ATGAGCGACGCGGCCCTGGAAGTCGTCGAATTCCTGCTCACCGCGAGGGTCTACAACGACGACCGCGAGCTGGACGAAAACGACCTTCCCCCACGCTATCGACAGGTGTTCTGGCCCGACGCCACGGCCGACCGCGACCGGCCGGGCAGCGACGACGGCCCGCCGGTCGGCATCGAGCGCCCCCTCACGCCCACCATCGAGACCGCCCGCCGGGCGACCGGGGTCGAGAACCCCTGGAGCGCCATCTCGGGGCTGATGTTCACCGACCGCGACGAGTTCACCGGGAAGCTCGAACTCACCCAGCCCGACATGGCCGAGGAGTGGTTTCTCAAGCGCGGCGACGAGCGCGTGCTCCACAACCCGGTGCTGGCCCGCGCCTTCGAGGGCGAGGTCGACGGGGCCGACTACGAGGCGGCCCGCGATGCCAACCGGCCGGTCCAGGCCGACCGGGCGTGGATAGACGGCCTGCTCGCCGAGTACTTCGCCGACGAGGACGAAGAGGAGATGCTCGACCTCGTGGACATCCGCGCGCCCGAGGAGATAGAGACCACCCTCGACGACCTCGTGCTGACCGCCGACCAGGAGTCAGAGATACAGAAGATAGTCAAGGCCATCGAGCACCGCGACTACCTCGCCCAGATCGGCCTCCGGGAGATCGGCAAGCTCCTGTTCGTCGGCCCGCCGGGGACGGGCAAGACCTCGACCGCGCGGGCGCTGGCCTACGATCTGGACCTCCCGTTCGTGGAGGTCAAGCTCTCGATGATCACCAGCCAGTACCTCGGCGAGACCGCAAAGAACGTCGAGAAGGTGTTCGAGGTCGCCAAGCGCCTGTCGCCGTGCATCCTCTTCATGGACGAGTTCGACTTCGTCGCCAAGACCCGCGCGAGCGACGAGCACGCCGCCATCAAGCGCGCCGTCAACACCCTGCTGAAGTCCATCGACAACATCAGCCTGATTCAGGACGACGTCCTGCTCATCGGCGCGACCAACCACCCCGACCAGCTCGACGCCGCGGCGTGGCGGCGCTTCGACGAGATCGTCAACTTTCCCAAGCCCGACCGCGGGATGCGCTCGGACATCCTCCGGCTCATCACCCGGCCGATGGACATCTCGGACTTCGACCCCGACGAACTCGCCGAGGCGACCGAGGGGCTGACCGGGAGCGACCTCCGGATGGTGCTCCGGGAAGCGGTGCTGGACGCCTTGACCGAGGGCAGGACCGAACTCACGCAGGACGACTTCCTCGACGCCATCGAGGACTTCGAGGAGCGCGACCACCTCAAAGACATGGACATGATAGAGGGCGACCACGACGCGCTCGTCGCGGGCGGCGACATCTCCGGCGGCGCGAGCGCCGACGGCGGCCACTCTCACGACCACTGA
- a CDS encoding MBL fold metallo-hydrolase has translation MEVTLLGTGDTTGTPTPGCDCDTCEEAEERGVERTRFSVHVRNERTDESLLVDASPDFRHQFLHRDVALPDEALITHIHFDHLDGLGNAYRLFDDLPVHAASEVDPVTGESVADTIRSKYDYLDRVTVHDREPFEPFETCGLEVRLVPVEHPPLLCYGVAVSDPETGAKLSLTGDTSYAVPDESRAALADPDLLLADAIVPADLCVHHPEGGDHHGPDGVARTFGTKHMTREGALALADELDAAETRLVHLAHYYPVEEAFEEPLAVDGERYRL, from the coding sequence ATGGAGGTCACGCTACTCGGAACCGGCGACACGACCGGGACGCCCACGCCGGGCTGCGACTGCGACACCTGCGAGGAGGCCGAAGAACGCGGCGTCGAGCGCACCCGCTTTTCGGTCCACGTTCGCAACGAGCGCACCGACGAGTCGTTGCTCGTCGACGCCAGTCCCGACTTCCGACACCAGTTCCTCCACCGGGACGTTGCCCTGCCCGACGAGGCCCTGATCACCCACATCCACTTCGACCACCTCGACGGTCTCGGCAACGCCTACCGGCTGTTCGACGACCTGCCGGTCCACGCCGCGAGCGAGGTCGACCCCGTGACCGGCGAGAGCGTCGCCGACACGATTCGCTCGAAGTACGACTACCTCGACCGGGTGACAGTCCACGACCGCGAGCCGTTCGAACCGTTCGAGACCTGCGGGCTGGAGGTGCGGCTGGTGCCGGTCGAGCACCCGCCCCTGCTGTGTTACGGCGTCGCAGTGTCGGACCCCGAGACGGGCGCGAAGCTCTCGCTGACCGGCGACACCAGCTACGCCGTCCCCGACGAGAGCCGGGCGGCGCTGGCCGACCCCGACCTGTTGCTCGCCGACGCCATCGTCCCCGCCGACCTCTGCGTCCATCACCCCGAGGGCGGGGACCACCACGGTCCCGACGGCGTGGCCCGGACGTTCGGCACCAAGCACATGACCCGGGAAGGCGCGCTCGCGCTCGCCGACGAGCTAGACGCCGCGGAGACGCGGCTGGTCCACCTCGCTCACTACTACCCGGTCGAGGAGGCGTTCGAGGAGCCGCTGGCGGTCGACGGCGAGCGCTACCGGCTCTGA
- a CDS encoding arylsulfotransferase family protein gives MRASSRRRVAVAVTLLCCLWTMTPPATAGAVGAAGGGSAADLGVAQTAPDDPCVGTVDEPADGMTVVSVQGMRFGDDGGKRPAKLVSFGPNGEVQWVHDSADEHDVVWSYDVDPMENGNIFVTATVKGHETIFYEFDPRTQETVWKERMDIADTHDADLINGNEEILVANMRNYDEDSGENEDRVFVYNRTTEEIEWEWHFDDHYDPDDLAENYTDDWTHLNDVDKVDDGEYLLSPRNFDQAIVVNRSTDEIDMKLGEDQDYDTLREQHNPDYLESEEGDPTILVADSENNRIAEYERQGERDWSRTWTLRGDLAWPRDADRLANGNTLVSDSSNHRVVEVNPQGEIVWEVYAPWLVYDAARVSQTNESGGPTMADRGATGTAEITGSEATHDSGDDLEPCHEKLENVTGWAEGQSPDEATSDADGSTTEDALGEETDATDGESAEPTDDADAASDVPGFGPVAALAGLLLAVGIGGLRGRQSR, from the coding sequence ATGCGAGCATCCTCGCGGCGGCGAGTCGCCGTCGCTGTCACCCTGCTGTGTTGCCTCTGGACGATGACCCCTCCGGCGACCGCGGGGGCGGTCGGGGCCGCCGGTGGCGGTTCCGCCGCCGACCTCGGGGTGGCCCAGACCGCCCCGGACGACCCCTGCGTCGGCACCGTCGACGAGCCCGCCGACGGGATGACGGTCGTCAGCGTGCAGGGCATGCGGTTCGGCGACGACGGCGGCAAGCGCCCCGCGAAACTCGTCAGCTTCGGCCCGAACGGCGAGGTCCAGTGGGTCCACGACAGCGCCGACGAACACGACGTAGTGTGGAGTTACGACGTCGACCCGATGGAGAACGGCAACATCTTCGTGACAGCGACCGTGAAGGGTCACGAGACCATCTTCTACGAGTTCGACCCGCGCACGCAGGAGACCGTCTGGAAGGAGCGGATGGACATCGCCGACACCCACGACGCCGACCTCATCAACGGCAACGAGGAGATTCTGGTCGCTAACATGCGCAACTACGACGAGGACAGCGGGGAGAACGAGGACCGCGTGTTCGTCTACAACCGCACCACCGAGGAGATCGAGTGGGAGTGGCACTTCGACGACCACTACGACCCCGACGACCTCGCCGAGAACTACACCGACGACTGGACCCACCTCAACGACGTGGACAAGGTCGACGACGGCGAGTACCTCCTCTCGCCCCGGAACTTCGATCAGGCCATCGTGGTGAACCGCTCGACCGACGAGATCGACATGAAACTCGGCGAGGACCAGGACTACGACACCCTCCGAGAGCAGCACAACCCCGACTACCTCGAAAGCGAGGAGGGCGACCCCACCATCCTCGTGGCCGACAGCGAGAACAATCGCATCGCCGAGTACGAACGGCAGGGCGAACGCGACTGGAGTCGGACGTGGACCCTCCGGGGGGACCTCGCGTGGCCCCGCGACGCCGACCGACTCGCGAACGGCAACACGCTGGTCAGCGACTCCTCGAACCACCGCGTGGTCGAGGTGAACCCACAGGGCGAGATCGTCTGGGAGGTGTACGCCCCGTGGCTGGTCTACGACGCCGCGCGCGTGAGCCAGACCAACGAGAGCGGTGGGCCGACGATGGCCGACCGCGGCGCGACCGGTACCGCCGAAATCACGGGAAGCGAGGCCACCCACGACAGCGGCGACGACCTCGAACCCTGCCACGAGAAGCTCGAGAACGTGACCGGGTGGGCCGAGGGCCAGTCGCCGGACGAGGCGACGAGCGACGCCGACGGCTCGACCACCGAGGACGCGCTGGGCGAGGAGACCGACGCCACCGACGGCGAGTCGGCCGAGCCGACCGACGACGCCGACGCCGCCTCCGACGTGCCGGGCTTCGGCCCGGTCGCGGCGCTCGCGGGGCTACTGCTCGCGGTCGGAATCGGTGGACTTCGCGGGCGTCAGAGCCGGTAG
- a CDS encoding universal stress protein: MYDRILVPTDGTEQAAVTTHALNVAELCDATVHALYVVDQKALNYQPSEAGREETRRTRLEEGEEATDRIAERGADRGVEVATAIEEGTPAEVVVDYAEENDAEMIVMGTHGRSGVDRYVLGSVTEQVVRTSEVPVLTVNLAKQRRSVQDDETAVERAREVLADEGHEVADIPEAPYRESNTWLVRAVAEDGATFNVHIDASSGEARVARIGE; this comes from the coding sequence ATGTACGACCGAATTCTCGTCCCGACCGACGGGACCGAGCAGGCCGCGGTGACGACCCACGCGCTCAACGTCGCCGAACTCTGCGACGCCACGGTCCACGCGCTCTACGTGGTGGACCAGAAGGCGCTGAACTACCAGCCCTCCGAGGCCGGGCGCGAGGAGACCCGGAGGACCCGCCTCGAAGAGGGCGAGGAGGCGACCGACCGCATCGCCGAGAGGGGGGCCGACCGCGGCGTCGAGGTCGCGACCGCCATCGAGGAGGGGACGCCCGCCGAGGTGGTCGTCGACTACGCCGAGGAGAACGACGCCGAGATGATCGTGATGGGCACTCACGGCCGCTCGGGCGTCGACCGCTACGTCCTGGGGAGCGTCACCGAGCAGGTCGTCCGAACCAGCGAGGTGCCGGTGCTGACGGTCAACCTCGCGAAACAGCGCCGGTCGGTCCAGGACGACGAGACCGCCGTCGAGCGGGCGAGGGAGGTGCTCGCCGACGAGGGCCACGAGGTCGCCGATATTCCCGAGGCCCCGTACCGCGAGAGCAATACGTGGCTGGTCCGGGCGGTCGCGGAGGACGGCGCGACCTTCAACGTCCACATCGACGCCTCCTCGGGCGAGGCGCGGGTCGCGCGCATCGGCGAGTAG
- a CDS encoding DUF7437 domain-containing protein — MSAEIHDMAGDLHESENAFREFFVANDLVRDAGRARVYTDVLLNQPTTVSELDSRLDMSPSSASKFVNELEETGLVEDVSDSARKKQLTTDPVIFTVTTGEDEQFTVTPTVIAAAGARAVDDDIDRFIERNGYTKLAAAVAGTVAYLNGDLTRRGVARELDLPEVEAITITIALEGIVGLLGDADPVLTAYDFDVHDLDTADATYVREPTDTHD, encoded by the coding sequence ATGAGCGCCGAGATTCACGATATGGCTGGTGACCTCCACGAGAGCGAAAATGCGTTTCGGGAGTTCTTCGTGGCGAACGACCTGGTTCGTGACGCTGGCCGCGCTCGTGTCTACACGGACGTGCTACTCAATCAGCCCACGACCGTCAGCGAACTCGACTCCCGTCTGGATATGTCGCCCAGTTCGGCCTCGAAGTTCGTCAACGAACTCGAAGAGACCGGTCTCGTCGAGGACGTGAGCGACAGCGCTCGGAAGAAGCAGCTGACGACCGACCCCGTCATCTTCACCGTGACGACCGGCGAGGACGAGCAGTTCACCGTCACACCGACCGTGATCGCCGCCGCGGGAGCGCGAGCGGTCGACGACGACATCGACAGGTTCATCGAGCGAAACGGATACACGAAACTCGCCGCCGCGGTCGCCGGAACGGTCGCGTATCTGAACGGCGACCTGACGCGGCGTGGCGTCGCCAGAGAACTCGACCTTCCCGAAGTCGAGGCGATTACCATCACCATCGCTCTGGAGGGAATCGTCGGTCTGTTGGGCGATGCCGACCCGGTGTTGACCGCGTACGACTTCGACGTTCACGACCTCGACACCGCGGATGCAACGTACGTCCGAGAGCCGACCGACACGCACGATTAG